The genomic window GTCGCAAAATATTACTGAACAACATAAAAAGTAAAAATATAAGAACAAATAATCCAGATGAAAATAATTACGCTTCCTGACGAACTTAATTTCGAAAACGCTCCCGCCGTTCAGGTATTTGATTATCAGTCTTCGCAGGAGATATCCAGACAACAGATCATTCTGAATCAAAATGCTTTTAGTTTTTTACTTGAGGGACATAAAGAGGTGGTCTTTAATAATTCAATTTTATCAATTGATAATTCAAGATTCCTGGTCATGAAGTCGGGCCATTGCCTGATGACAGAAAAACTTTCAGAAATTAAAAATTATAGAAGCATCCTTTTATTTTTCACGAATGAAATCTTACTGAAATTCATACGGAAAACAGTGCTTAAGAGAAATATTTCATCCGTTTGTAAATCGGTTCATTCATTCAAATATGATGAATTTATAAAACGTTTCGTGCTAAGTCTTTCAGATATTTCCGTGCTCTCAAAAAATGTACAGACAAATATGCTTTATATTAAGTTTGAAGAAATAATGCTGTATTTAACAGAAATATATGGAACAGGTTTTCTCTATTCGCTACTAAAAAACAGTGACGATGCTACACAGAGATTTCGTCGAACGGTCGAAAGCAATCAACTAAGCAAACTGACTTTAAAAGAATTGGCTTTTTTATGCAACATGAGCATATCAACTTTTAAAAGAGAATTTGAAAAGCATTACGCCACATCTCCTATCAAATGGTTTCAAAACAAAAGATTGGAGCATGCTCATTATTTAATGAATAAAGAGCAAAAAAGTTCATCTGATATTTATTTGGAAATCGGTTATGAAAATTTATCAAGCTTTATTAAAGCTTATAAATCAAAATATGGAATGACACCCAAACAACATCATAAAAATTGAGCTTTTAGCCTTAGTTTTTGGGCAGATAGCTAAATGCGGTCTACACTGCTACCCTTAATTTTGCTTAAAACTTTAATTATTATAAAATGAAAAAAGCAAATTTAATTTTAGCACTGTCATTAATTTTATCAACTTGTGTTTTTGGACAAAACACTTTCACACTAAATAGCAGAGATTTAGGGGGAGAATCAACCAGAATACAAGAGTTCAATGGATTTGGTTGTTCAGGCGACAACCAATCCCCTCAGTTGTCATGGAAAAATGCTCCGGAAGGAACAAAAAGTTTTGCTATTACTATGTATGACCCTAATGCACCAACGGGGAGTGGGTTTTGGCATTGGTTGATGTTTGATATTCCTGCGGGCATAAATGAATTGGTAACCAATGCAGGAAATGTAAAGCTCAATCTGGCCCCGAGAGGAGCTATCCAGAGTATAACTGATTACGGAATCAAAGGTTTTGGTGGCCCTTGTCCTCCGAAAGGGCATGGATTCCATCAATACATTATAACTGTTTATGCCCTAAAAACAAATAAATTAGGATTGGACGAAAACATAAATCCTGCGATTGTTGGTTTTAATCTCTGGAATCAAACACTGGCCAAAGCAAGTATAGTCGTATATTATAAACGTTAATTACTACAGTTGGAGTACACAAATTTTTGTTGTTGATGTCTTTTATAAATTTAAAATGCCATCAGAACAAACCTAACGGGTTTTAAAACCTGTTAGGTTTTTCCGTCAGCCTTATTTCAGATGATCCGTAAAATAAAATACATTTAAATCTTGTAAAATTTACCGAAATAAACCATTATAATTTCCTCGTCGCGTTTTCCAGCCTGAAGAAAATTCATTAATTTAACAGTACAATAAACAGTAAAAAAATAAATGATGGTAAGGCTGTTTCAGATTTTAAATATAATTGTTCTGATGTTGACAATCGGCATCAATTACCTTTCAAATACCGGATCTATTAATAACGAAACGATGGCGAGTATTTCCGGCAAATATCATAACCTGTTTACCCCTGCCGGATATGCTTTTTCCATCTGGGGACCCATTTATCTCGGCCTCCTGGGATTTGTAATCTATTATGGCCCGTTTACGAAAAATACGGAACCCAAAGAAAAAGTCGTTTTAAATATCGGCTGGTGGTTTATTATTTCATGCATAGCCAACAGCCTCTGGATTTTTACCTGGCTGCATGAATATACTTTTATCACGATTCCCATCATGGTTCTGCTCTTTGTCTCGCTACTTAAAATGATATTGAATAATAGAGACTTCATTCAATCCCGGGATTTTAAAACAACCGTTTTCCTCCGTTTGCCTTTTTACATCTATGCCGGATGGGTTTCCGTGGCATTGATTGCCGACGTCGCAGCTTACCTCACGAAGATACAATGGTCGGGGTTTGGGATTCCGGAAACGGGATGGACGATCCTGATGTTTGTCGTAGCAGCCCTTATTCATCTGTATATGATCTGGAAGCAGAACATGAGCGCATTTGCTTTGGTTGCTGTCTGGGCACTGATCGCCATTGCCGTAGCCAATCGGTATTCCAATCAGACGGTTTATATTTCGGCCATTGTAACGGCTCTATTTGTTTTTGCGAATATTATTTTTAAGCTCTCAAAGAAAAAAGCAGTGCTTTGAAAATATGAATTTTTATAATTAATTCATGTAATCCATTCCTTAAAATCAAAATTTTATTTATTGATGTCAACCCATTTTACTAACCGGCAGATTGCCGGCCTGGAGAAAAGAGCAAGAACAGCGTTGGTCAACTCCCTGAGCGGCTTTAAAAGCCTTAACCTCATCGGAACTCTCAATACATCGGGACAGACCAATCTTGCCATTTTTAACTCGGTGATGCACATTGGGGCCGATCCGGCTTTAATAGGCTTTATTTCCCGTCCGGACTCCGTGGACCGGCATACCCTGGAAAACATAAAGGAAACAGGTTTTTATACGGTTAATCATGTTCATGCGGAGATGTTTGAGCAGGCGCACCAAACCTCGGCACGATACGCAAGGGAACAGTCGGAATTCGATGCTGTCGGGCTGACGGCTGAATATAAAAATGATTTTCAGGCACCCTTTGTTCAGGAATCGCGTATTCAGATAGGTCTGACACTAAGGGAAATTATTCCTGTAAAGATCAATAACACCTTGCTTGTTGTCGGTGAAATTACAGATCTGTATTTCCCTGATGAAATCTGGGATGCCGATCAGGGCATTTTTGATTTTGAAAAGGCCGGCACCATTGCAGGCTCTTCCCTGGATGGTTATCATGCTACGCAATTGATCAGAAGACTGAAATATGCAAAACCATAAAGTTGACCGAATAAAATAACGCCTGTTCGTAAATGAAGCTGATGGCAATGATTTTCAAAGCATGCTAATAAGCTTTTTTCAGGTCGTACATCAATTCTTAAGTAAAATTTAAGAGAGAACTGTTGTCAGATAAATCAAAAACAATATCTTTAAACAGGAATAGAGAACAATTCGTATGGCCGGCGGACACCATATTTTCAGCCTTTATAAGACATCAGATGAAACTCCGCAGTACATTGTATTGCGTACGGTATTGCCCGCCTTCAGGAATTCGTCGCAAGCTGAAGAAGAGAAAAGCTGGAAAGCAGAATCTGCGGAGAGGCTAAACCTTTTAGAACTTATCAGGAAGCAGATAGGTAAGGATGGTTTTGAGCGCATCGGGGAATTGCACGGTGATCCCATAGGCGATATCTGGTATTCGGAATCCGGAGCACCTCTGGTCCCGGTGTATTATATGCAGACGGAATTCGGAAAACCATGGATTATTTTCGGAACTGCGGATTCGAAAGACAAATTTTTAACTGAGCTGGCGTACGATGAGGATTTGCAAAGATTGAATCCTCTGGGAAAACCAATCCGAATTGATGCTTTGTTTGTCACTGAAAATGATTTTTAATTATTAAAGATAAAATAACTCTTATGAAAAAACTATTAACTTTTGTTGTCATTTTAGCAGGAATCTCGATGGCAAATGCACAAACGATCGAATCAGGAAGCAGAAATACGGCAGGCTATATCAAATCAGACGGAACCATAGAAAACAGCAGCCATTCCACAGTGGGCTACATCAAAAGCGATGGAGCGATTGAAGACAAAAGTCATGGCACTATCGGTCGTATCAAAAGCGACGGAACGGTGGAAAACAGAAACGGTTCTACCGTAGGCTATGTAAAAAGCGACGGAACCGTCGAAAACAGCAGCCATTCTACCATTGGGTATATCAAAGATAACGGGACGGTAGAAAATAGCAGCCACAGTACATTGGGTTATGCCAGCGGCGTAAAGAAATCATGGGCAGCGGTCGCTTTTTTCTTTTTTAAATTGTAATCCGGGAAAAATTCCGGAAGTGCTGAAGCATATCAAACTGTATTTGCTATCCAAACCTTTCAAAAAAGATAAAAACAATTTAGCTGATTATCATTTATTGATAACGATAAATTAAATCTAATATATTAATCTGATAGGGCTGTCCATAAAGGGCAGCTTTTCTGTTTTACTAAAGATAAAAAATTTAAATCCCGTTTCAGGCATCCCGTTTCGCAACTTGGAATATGTTTTGTTTATCCCGAGGTAGAACTTTTACTGATGAATGATAAATCTTTACCTCCTCAACGCAACCGCCGTAAATGGTTGATTTACACAATTGCCGCTTTTGCCGTGCTGGCCGTTTTATTTCCTTTCGTCCTCGAATTTTACCTGCAGCGAAAACTGCCGGATCTGGTGAATGATAAAACCCCGTACACTGTTAAAATTTCAGGATTCAAACTCAGCCTGATGTCAGGAAACATTACCGTAAACCAATTAAAAATTGCCACTAAAGACCCGAACAATAAAAACATTACCCAAATTCAGGGAACTGCCGGGCAGGTTAAGATCACGGATTTCGGGATCTTTAAAGCGCTGTTTAAAAAATCCTATCATGCAGACCAGCTATTGGTTTCGGATGGCAATATCAAAATTAAAACGGCAGCAGCTAAAAAGAAAGAAAAAAAGGAGAAGAAGAAAATTGATCTCGCTGTAAATAATTTAGCCATAAAAAATGTAACTGCTGATGTAGAAGATGCCAACGGAAAACCGATTTTCAAAGGAGAAAATATCGTTATCAGCCTTAAAAATATCACCCAAAGCAGTAACGAAGCCAAGATACCGCTTGCGTTTACCGATCCTAAAATAGAAGGTTCGCATATCAAAATTGGGGTGAATGAATTTTACGAAATCCATTCGGAGCAGGTAAAGGCAGTAAAAAAATCTTTAAAGCTATCACAATTCAGGCTTAAACCGATTCAGGATCCGAAGAAATACAACTCAAAAAATATTTTTGATTTTTCGGCAAAAGAATTTACAGCAGACGATTTCAACATCAGCCAGGATTCGCTCATCGTTTCCAAGGTATTTTTCTCTGAGCCGGATCTGAAAGTAACCTCAACCGGAAAACAGGTGGTAGAAAAAAATAAAAATCCTAAAGAAATTGAAATGAAGATCGGGATGAAAAACATTTTCTTTGAGAATGGAAAAATTACCGTTCTTCAACAGGATCTTGAAAAAAC from Chryseobacterium sp. SORGH_AS_0447 includes these protein-coding regions:
- a CDS encoding AraC family transcriptional regulator, translating into MKIITLPDELNFENAPAVQVFDYQSSQEISRQQIILNQNAFSFLLEGHKEVVFNNSILSIDNSRFLVMKSGHCLMTEKLSEIKNYRSILLFFTNEILLKFIRKTVLKRNISSVCKSVHSFKYDEFIKRFVLSLSDISVLSKNVQTNMLYIKFEEIMLYLTEIYGTGFLYSLLKNSDDATQRFRRTVESNQLSKLTLKELAFLCNMSISTFKREFEKHYATSPIKWFQNKRLEHAHYLMNKEQKSSSDIYLEIGYENLSSFIKAYKSKYGMTPKQHHKN
- a CDS encoding flavin reductase family protein; translated protein: MSTHFTNRQIAGLEKRARTALVNSLSGFKSLNLIGTLNTSGQTNLAIFNSVMHIGADPALIGFISRPDSVDRHTLENIKETGFYTVNHVHAEMFEQAHQTSARYAREQSEFDAVGLTAEYKNDFQAPFVQESRIQIGLTLREIIPVKINNTLLVVGEITDLYFPDEIWDADQGIFDFEKAGTIAGSSLDGYHATQLIRRLKYAKP
- a CDS encoding tryptophan-rich sensory protein, with the protein product MLTIGINYLSNTGSINNETMASISGKYHNLFTPAGYAFSIWGPIYLGLLGFVIYYGPFTKNTEPKEKVVLNIGWWFIISCIANSLWIFTWLHEYTFITIPIMVLLFVSLLKMILNNRDFIQSRDFKTTVFLRLPFYIYAGWVSVALIADVAAYLTKIQWSGFGIPETGWTILMFVVAALIHLYMIWKQNMSAFALVAVWALIAIAVANRYSNQTVYISAIVTALFVFANIIFKLSKKKAVL
- a CDS encoding YbhB/YbcL family Raf kinase inhibitor-like protein, coding for MKKANLILALSLILSTCVFGQNTFTLNSRDLGGESTRIQEFNGFGCSGDNQSPQLSWKNAPEGTKSFAITMYDPNAPTGSGFWHWLMFDIPAGINELVTNAGNVKLNLAPRGAIQSITDYGIKGFGGPCPPKGHGFHQYIITVYALKTNKLGLDENINPAIVGFNLWNQTLAKASIVVYYKR
- a CDS encoding 5-fold beta-flower protein: MKKLLTFVVILAGISMANAQTIESGSRNTAGYIKSDGTIENSSHSTVGYIKSDGAIEDKSHGTIGRIKSDGTVENRNGSTVGYVKSDGTVENSSHSTIGYIKDNGTVENSSHSTLGYASGVKKSWAAVAFFFFKL